In Brassica napus cultivar Da-Ae chromosome C2, Da-Ae, whole genome shotgun sequence, the sequence agataattCAATGGTAgtctagattttttttcttttttatacaaataaataaaaagtctttTTGTTTACTTGGTAACATAAAACTGATCTGTTTGTTCCCGAAAAGAATAACATGACTCTGATggttttttattaatcatatattgtactccctccgttttttttatatttgacacTTTAGgattgtgcacatagattaataaatatttaatttactaaacaaaaatatcattaattgtTTACCTAACtacaatttaaccaataataaaatagaaactataatatcatTGGTCATCTAGcattaattagtaataaattttacatagaaaattgaaaacgtcaaataattttgaacaaaaaaattcctctaaaacttcaaatatataaaaaaaaaacagagggagtattattttagcccaaattataattataatcttaattgtttttttggtGATTTTTTCTTGCATTTAGAAAATCATTTAAGAATCTATATTACATATTgttaatagaaaaaattattcttaaatttttttaaaacatttaagtcAGTAGAATAATATACATTTTGTCACTATAAAATCAGTATTTTTCTTTGCCTATTAttatttagtatataataaatatttcaatataactaatagattatgaataatatatgATACAGCCGCCAATTATAAacactaaataatataataaccatttacattaataatatgcaattcattatatttgaaattagaaaaaaaatacataacatTTAAAATGAGAAACATTTAAAAGTAAACGTGAAATATCTATTATAACAAGAGTACATTTAGTACTTAGCCATGAGTTTTCTTCAATAATTACCATGGAATGTCATTGaatgaatattttcattttttagtcaACTAAAATCAGATTAAAACTTAATCTTTCTCATAAATGTAATGTCATGATAAATCagcgttataaaaaaaaatcataataaaacCAAACCGTTAAGTACAAACTTATTGCACACATTGATTTTGTGGGGGCTAATAACTATATTGCCATATCATTAGTTTAACTAGGGATTTGCCCGGGATACGCTcggtttttttattaaatatatcatatatatagggtttattatagatttataaattagaagataaaatttaaaatttattttattattagattACATATAGAATAATGAgcaaaatgaataaaatgttaattatattttagttataatctaaatatttaattttgctcCTTCAGGTTATTATGTAAGAAATGTTAAATGTAcagctgaattttttttttgcatttagtGTCATTGAATTTCTAGTTTTCGGTATTCcacctttataaattaatactcgataaattaataatctctatgaattaataaattttgccggCTCCAATTTGGGCCggtgtaaaatatgatataaatcgataaaataataagataataattttttgaaaactctcgtgtaaatatatagtcctattaaaatcataaattaataatatatctatatataattttatataagtacaaactaaacattatattgttggttttatattcacaatgaaaataCCTTTAGTTTTCTTagtatttcaatatattttaataatatttagtaaaattatatcgaaaACCATTTAACaattctatgaaacataaaaatatacacaaaataaaatattataacaatatgaaattcaaatttctaaaatttaaataatatacatttggtaaaatcaaatattttttaatttataaataaaaaaaattagagatagagaaaaaaatctaaataaataaaatttttgtaaatttatatatctctataaattaataattatatcaaagtcccaaaattattaatttatagaggttctactgtataaACCGACTCTTTAATTGATTTATTTAGCAGGTTGTTTCTCATACCAAACCAAACTATTTTATGATTGAAAATAAACCGAGTCAAATACTAATCCAAACGAAAGAATACGATTGTTCTCTAAATCAATTGTTGAAAACCTATTATACACGACGAATAAGACACAAACCGAACAACAAACTTTATAAGCAAACCAccaatcaaaaaaataatactaaaatcATATATACCGCATCATAAGATAAATCCCTTAGTTCCGGTTAATGACGATACCAGGTGGTCATGTTTCCTGCCCTTTCTGGGGACTTTTGGTCTTTTTAATTGCTTAGATGACTAATTTTCTGAGAAATACTCAATGTTATATTGACAACACTTTATAACCGTTTTGTGGAATTTTATGTTAGTTTTGTCCGGCTATGATGAGTTAGTGATTTGATGTAACTATATTTGAAGTGTACAAAAAAGAAAGGATAATATAGTGTAATAGTAAAACAAAACATTGGTGAAATTATATTGAAATCTTTTGTCTCAACAATGTTGGCAGAAAATAAACCAGATGGCATCACAAGTAGAAAGATGCTGCGAATAAAATGTCTCTCTTGATCTGGGAAATAGCTTCTAGTTTAGCTTCAAGCTTTGTTCCACCTATAAATTTTCAAGCTACTATGAGCTTTCGCAGAACTTCCTCCATTCTCCTTGTCGTTCTGATCAAGAACCACCCTTTGACAACACGGCAATCGCTATCTCATAAAACTTGGAGCCTTTAGCAAGTATACACCACCTCCATTATGTTCTGTCTGAACAAATGCACATAAATCTATGTCGATATCGGCCTGTCAAATtgtcacagaaaaaaaaaaccgtgATCTTGAAGTGTATAAGTTTTCTTGGATGTGCAGGGGGAAAGAGTGTTAGTGAATACCTAAGGCATAATAACAGAGCTGGCTAATAAAGAGATTGAGAACCTGATCGCTATCAGGAACCAGATGCAAGTAGCTATTGGCTCACTTCTCAAGGTGTGTTTTTGTTCTTTCATTATGAGGACTCTTTAGTTTTGTTGTCTTAACCTTGTACCACTCAGTATCAAGGATAATGGCAATCTTGTTATTCCAACAACGCTACTCTTCCTCCGAAACTTGGTAGCAAGAGATCGTGTCTGAAGAATATCAGAACCACGCTTCAAGTCTACTTTGCTTTGCTAGCATATCAGGTTGTTCTCAGGTTTGAATCTTACATCTGCTTGATTCGATCTATTCGCTTTTCTGCATGTAGTGAACCCGATTGGCCGATTCTGTTTAGTTTCGCTTGTCGCTTGCTACTATTTCCATTACCTATTTCTTCAGCTTCATCTGATTCCTTGCATAAGTGcacaaaacattaaaatgagaTTTTATAGAATGAGAAACAACAACGGATTCGGATTCTATAAAGCATAGCAACAATTAGAAAAACTAACCATGCAACTTCAATCTCACCCTGGAAATGTGTAGAACATGTTCCCCAAATGAAACAGACAACCAATGATGAGAATCCAACACCGAATGTTTGTGTGTCAGTGTCACTAAAACATATACTATCTGAGGAAACAATAGAACACATCACAGGATATCAAAAACCgaattttatgtttatgttttcccCAGTTTCCTCTAGCAACCATTCTCTCAAAGCTATGTCTCTTTTCACTTGAGCAGGATAATATATATTCAGCGAGTTTTAGCGAGACAAAAATTTCGAGACAGATACTGGGAACCCGCAACATATTACCATAGACAATACGGCCGAAAGATTGAGCAAGTAGTTGATCatgtataagaaaatataacgaTAGAGAGCTAAATTTCACCGATGATTTAAAGAAACAACAGATTCAGTGGAATAAAATCACCTTCTCATCTACCGATCAACATATTCCAATATAGATTAATAGCATTATAAATCATTCGAGGACGGCGGGGAAGATGTGGAGGAGTTTTGGCCTCGGGATCTAGCGGAGTGGGGTCGATCGGTGCTCCGTGGTGGTTGTGGTGTCCAGATCAGTGAGTTTGATGTGAGTTAAGAAGTTTATTGCTGGTCGCTTTCCCCGGCATTCTCTCCACAGCTCCAGGCGACATCAACATTGGCCTAAAGGAAAAAGAAACTAAACCGATTGCATCATGTTTCCAAAATTAACCGACGAATGCTCGAATTCGCCATTGCTGGAGTTCATGCTTGATAGAATTTGTTCTTTCAGATTTCGGAGTGGTGAACTGCTCATCGCATTCATCAAACACATATTTATATGCCGAGGATCATTCGGTTACGTTTTATGATGATGAGGCTGATTAAATGCGACAGAGTGGGATGGGAGATGAGATTCACTTTAATGAATGGATTAAGGTAGGAGGAAAATGGAAAATGAATCTGTTACACAGAAGTTGATCAGATTTGGTGAGTTCCAATGGAACACAGCGACTCATCGAGATGATCTTAAGACTAAAGTCTCCTTTATTGAAACTATAAGTCCattcaaaacaaatttgaaacCCAGGccagaaaataaaaaactgtGATTGGAGGATTATTTATGATGACGTAGACAGACTAGAATTGAAGAATATCttgcttttagtattgtgattttaaaatatctaacaaGATTTTAGGAATGTTGCAAGGAATATCACAAATATACCCTATCTATAATCTCTCCATATCTGAcaattaaattcaaaaataaaagttaaccTACCTATTTTCGacatgtcaatatatataattattttaatcttaatgttattattttaaataatcagataccaaaaacaaaacccGCAGGTATGTAGctaatatttttggttttgtttccaTATTAACAGCTCGTGATTTTAACAGTTTTTGAGTATATTTGActcaaaacaaaaactcaaagaGACCAAGAAAGAATCCACCTATTATTCAATGATATAACGACCATACAGAATTCGTAGCAACTTCCAATGAAGCAAATACTAGCAACGCATTAAATGATCTGACCGAGGATCAAGCCAGTGAAGATGTTGAAGTAGAACTGAATGCATACAATATGGATTATATATGGAGGTTGTGTTTCTTACGGTTTGCGAGATCTTTAGTTTTCGAACATCCTGAGAGGTTACTAATAGTGTTATCATTGTAAGAATAAAACAACACTAGAGTTTGACTGTACTTCTCTCGACAATTCAGATTCTGAAACTGAGCAAGATGACTTTGTTGTTTCAGTTGTACCAGAAACAGATCCTTATCAACCTGAAGAATTCAATATCTTGAAAGGTATTCGAAAGCAAGCTGTCAAGTCCAAATCTACTAATAAAAGCTTTACCAAAAGAATATGGTAAGCCTCTATTTAAAGTGAACATCAAACCAAATACTGCCTACGTGAAGACTGGTCTATTTTAATATTGTAATGTTTTAACATTCATATTCATCAGATTATTTCGAATCTAACCTGCTTCATCTTTACTATTATAGGTGTTCAATTTCAATATTAGGATATGAGtacaatataaaattaacaatgaaacaaaaaaaaaattaattaatagctGAATGTATTATTATTCATTCATCCGTGTTAAAAATACATTCAATATGAAACAACAGTAAAAAAAAGTATTAcgtaaaaattaaaacaatagtTGATTACAATAATAATCCAACACTAATCTagcaatatttatctataacaAACACAATTACATAATAAGCAAAAGTTACAAACATACATCCGTACGGACGCGCAGGTCAAGCTCTAGTTATATCTAAAATACATTACATTTGAAatgagaaacaaataaaaagtggacaagaaaaaaaaattatctgcgcgggtcaaaataacaatttaaacagaaacaaataataatttaatagtaACTTAGTAAATTACCTATTTGGATGTATGTGTTCAAAAGAATCTGGTTGACTATATATATAAGCTAAACGAGAGGAgtccagtaaaaaaaaaacttcaatagataaaaacataaaatggaGAGTTTCTTTGTTGAGGCAGTGAATGCAATATGGTGGATAGTTGTTGTTGGAATCATCGGTGTGGGGTATCATGCATACGGCGGAGCCGTGGTGGAACAGTGGAGGATGCGGAGATATCTAAGGAAGCAAGGCGTGAAGGGTCCTCCACCTTCGATCTTTAACGGCAATGTGTCAGAGATGAAGAGAGTCCAGTCAGAGACTATACATTATTCCGGAGATAACATCATTTCTCATGActattcttcttctctctttccctATTTTGAACACTGGCGAAAACAATACGGTCTGCTTTCGATCTTTATCTTTGGTCAATAAGTTGCACTTACTGAATCAAAATGGTGACATCGGTATGAGTGAGTAGTAggataatatatatacacttataaGTATATACTATATGAcatgtttttttgtgtgttcgAATCTCTTTACATCGTTTAACACAAATACACACATGCCGTTTAACACAAATTGTTGTCTCTATTgtacaaaaatcaaaatctctaCATAACCAGATATAATCCCTATCAAcaattaaaattagttttaaaaaacatgTACACATGAAATTTCATTTTTGTAATGAATCAGTTATCAATTTTATGAATTAGAGTATGAACTATATCATCGCATTTACAAAACATAAGAACACTTTCCTGGAAAGCTAATAAGTATCTCAAAAATTGaattataaatgataataaatataaagtaagtattttaaaactataaaaatattttaaaacttaaagtTCGAAAAATTCAccccataaaatattattaacagTAAGCTCTTATAGAATAGGGTCTAACTGAAGTAAAAAGAATGCTTATTATTTATGCCAATGAATAAATCATTTCAGAACAACGGTCCATATATTCAATTTACTCTGCCTTTAATTTGATACGAAAACAAATTGTGATTTGGGTTTCGAAAATTTAAACTAACTTTGATagtttgattttggtttggtttggtttatttaCGCATCAACTATAAACTATTTACCTGTACTTTTgagttaatttataaaacatataataacgAAGGGAGAGTCTACACATACTCGACGGGATTAAAGCAGCACCTTTACATAAATCACCCGGAAATGGTGAAGGAGCTTACCCAAATCAACACGCTTAACGTTGGCAGAATCACTCACGTCACCAAACGCCTTGAGCCTATTCTTGGCAATGGCGTTATCACCTCTAATGGTTCTCATTGGGCACATCAGCGTCGTATCATGGCCCATGAGTTTACCCACGACAAAATTAAGGTCCTACTTTTTTTCATTTggcttttttttaaagaaaaaacccGGTATTTCCAGTATTGTCTTTTTGGGTTATAAATGTTGAATTCTTCAAACATAAATTTTGTGTTGTGATTGGTGAAGGGAATGATTGGTTCAATGGTGGATTCTGCGATGCAAATGTTGAGCAAATGGGAAGAGATGGTGGAAAGAGGAGGACAAATGGGGTGTGAGATAAGGGTAGACGAAGACTTTAAGGATGTCTCAGCTGATGTCATCTCTAGGGTTTGCTTTGGGAACTCTTTCTTCAAAGGAAAAAAGATCATCTCTATGATTAACGATCTTTCGACCGCCATCACTCGATGCAGCTTCCTCTTCAGATTAAATGGCTTCACGTGAGTCTCACCCTTAATACTTTTACTTCTTCTTCAATCCATGCAAAAGTATGTAATATGATTTTGAGTCTGGTGGCTAGTGAAATGGTGTTTGGGAGTAAGAAGCATAGTGATGTGAATACTAATGAGCTTGAGAAGGCTTTGGAATCTTCGATATGGGAAACGGTGAAGGAGAGGGAAAGTGAATGTGTGGAAGCTCACAAGAAGGACCTATTGCAGTTGATACTAGATGGGGCAATGCGTAGCTGCGATGGTAACTTGTGGGACAAGTCAGCCTATAAACGTTTTGTGGTCGATAATTGCAAGAGCATCTTAGTTGCTGGCCATGAGTCAACCGCTGTATCCGTGTCTTGGTGCATTATGCTACTCGCTCTCAATCCTAATTGGCAGATTCGAATTCGAGATGAAATCTTGAGTTCTTGCAAGAATGGCATTCCTGACGCAGAAACAATTCCAAACCTCAAAACGGtaactcttttttttcatatcaattttaagaaaataaagcaATTAGGAGATATTAATTTGAGAATATGTTTGGATATTACACAATCTTATATACAAAAGAATTTGAGAATATGTTCTGGAACCTATGCAATATTAATTCTTGTTTATTATGtacattaatataaaatcaAGGTGACTATGGTAATCCAAGAAACAATGAGGCTATACCCACCAACACCAATCGTGGGAAGAGAAGCATTCACAGACATCAGACTCGGGAACCTAGTGGTGCCAAAAGGAGTGTGCATTTGGAATCTTATTCCAGCCTTACACCGAGACCCTGAGATTTGGGGAGAAGATGCAAACGAGTTCAAGCCAGAGAGGTTCAGTGAGGGGATCTCTAAGGCTTGCAAATATCCTAAGTCATACATGCCATTTGGCTTCGGACCAAGAATATGTTTAGGCAAAAACCTTGCTATGATGGAAGCCAAGGTGCTTGTGTCACTTATTGTGTCAAAGTTCAGTTTTACTCTGTCTCCGACATATCAGCACTCTCCAAACCACAAACTGCTTGTGGAGCCTCAACATGGTGTTGTTATTAGGATTGTTCGACAGTGACATCTTGTGTTATGTGATGCACATTTATTATTACTTGCTTGAGAGAAAGTTCTGGTACTAAAAGAAATACCCTTTATGAATTATGAGTTCTGAACTTTGTTATATTAGTGATTATAATTTGCTTGTATCCTGTGTGCGAGTGTTTTATcgaaaaattaatttgttttcgTTTCCAATGAAACCATTGTTAGTTTTTGTTGTCTTTGTCAATTAACCTTTCTAAACAGCAGTATTACAATTAACTTggttaatttgtttaaaaaattgtagCATTGTGAAATGCATTTAGTATTAGAAAATACTTAATTCATAAATTTATACGAAATCAATGTTGAAAACACTGCGTTTATAATTAGTTTTCGAATAAAGGTGAAACAAAACCCCCGTTTCCTAGCATTAGCACTTCTGACCCTTCTGTACTCTCTCATTCATCCCGACCTAACTAGTTTATACTGTATAAAAAATTTCTACATAGTAGACTAAAAGTATGGGTCAAATGATCTCACTTTTGATAAGCACACTGCACACCACATAATGACATAATCCAACATCCACTAGGCCACAACTATATTAGCTTCGGAACCCTTCTTCATTATATGGCTTGGTACACAAAGgccattattattttctttatttttattctaacttcTGCTGTTGGTTTGTTATTAATTGGGTTATTGAGCTTAAGAACATTAATTGGTTTGTGTGctataaatgaaaaaaagactattgtttttattttggtctATAGTTTAATCTGGTTATCACATAGATTTGAAATTTCAATCAATTGATTTGCATATCTTACGATCATTCATTAAAATAAGTTGTTTCGTATAATTAATAGatgaaaatttgtatatatgtaGAAAATGCCAAGAAAGGTGTGCctgaatgatttgttttgtattgtttaGAACATGAGATTGTGGGTGGAAGCATGCTGGTTAACCTTTCTATAAAGTTTAGTCAACCAAACCAATACACCTTCTCTTTTCCTctttaataatgaaaaataaacatcTGATtcctaaaataaaaagtttttaagatatacaaaaaaataatcaaagttaaatgaataataagagAGATAGACGTGTGGACATCTGAGGGTGATTCTCTGCCAACAAGAAGAGAATAGCTTAAGATTAAAAATTAAGTAAGAAAGAGATAATATTAAGATGCTCTTCTCTATACCTCAACCTCATTTCATTGGTCCCCCTGCTTTGATCTTTACCTATGACTTTTAACTAGTACTAACCACGTTTTTTCTCAAAAACGATATGAATATCCAAGGATGGCATGGAACTGGTGATGCATCATATTGGCATCTTACCAGAAATAGATCTAAATTTTGTGTAGGGTCAGTCTTTTATGTATATGATTTTGTCAATAGTAAAAAGATTCTAAATATATTGTTGTAAGCGAGAATATTTTATttcgaaaagaaagaaaagaaaacgttAAAGCTCCAAAAGATTAGTTTATATTGTTGGATAATAATTTCAATTGAATTGATGTATgatattatgatattttatatgtatgcAATGCATGTTCAAAACTACAAGGAATTATTCCTTTCTTTTTATCTAGTTGAGCTGTGACCAACTCAACCACTCTTTTAGATTGGTTTAaaaccatgattaacccggagtttttagagtggggttcttagcgtaagttaagaaacagtttcttaacttccgctaagaaccacATCGTAAGAACCCCGAGTTAATTATGCTCTAAGAACATTAAATAATGGCTGGGTTTCTGCGTATATAAAACTCATACACTGTATGGCTATACCAGATGACAAGATGACAGGAAATAGCTCAAACTTTCTTACATGATCAACAATTATATTCTGCACATctcaaataacacataatatattagaGAACACTTCTTATTATAAAGAATAAAATATCAACTTTAACGGTTTTACCCTTTTCAAAATGAATACTGGCAAAATGATCAACTTGTAACTTCTTTTTGTTTCAGTAATGATCAAATGAAACATGTAAAAACGATATatcatgtatattaaaaaaaacagttttcctagatttgacaaaaaaaaacttattaatttTCCATGTAACCTTtctcttttataattttataaatcaatctAGGTTTGGACGTTTAGAGGTGTTGGATTCGATTCATTTGATTTGGATTTTTGGTGttatgtttataaatcacaTTTGGATTTTAGTAATTATTGAGTCGAGTTCGGTTCGATTCTTTCTGAGTTCGGTACGGATCAGTTAATAAACAACGTCTGAAATCgcctaaaaatatttttttaaccaaaaaatcgACAAAAGCATAAtcaaaatacataatttattcACAAATTAAACTATCTAaactaactaaaaatatttaaaataaaaaatacaacaaactacaaaaatctataaaatagtttaaaacatctaaattactttaatatatatatataaatattagggTCATTTAGCCGAATATACAAAATGGAGTCGGTAATTACCTATGTATGcagattttgaaaatatttgcatatatagtaaaatgttggactTGGTCTGGCAATAAGACCCTCAACACCCTATAGAGCCCCTACGATATGTACTGTAGGTGGATTTATTGTGGatcaaattaaattattaaaatatataaagtaatttttttttcttataactgAATATCACTAAATTGTAATTGTAACAGAGATACAAGAACCTAAGatctctcaattttttttttttgtaaaaagtcTTTCAAATTAAACTACGAAAAGCATACAATGTTTGGTTGAACAAGcataaaattttagaaagtaCGATGAGACATGCCTCATATTGAACCAAGCATTaccttacaaaagaa encodes:
- the LOC106378948 gene encoding cytochrome P450 714A2-like — encoded protein: MESFFVEAVNAIWWIVVVGIIGVGYHAYGGAVVEQWRMRRYLRKQGVKGPPPSIFNGNVSEMKRVQSETIHYSGDNIISHDYSSSLFPYFEHWRKQYGRVYTYSTGLKQHLYINHPEMVKELTQINTLNVGRITHVTKRLEPILGNGVITSNGSHWAHQRRIMAHEFTHDKIKGMIGSMVDSAMQMLSKWEEMVERGGQMGCEIRVDEDFKDVSADVISRVCFGNSFFKGKKIISMINDLSTAITRCSFLFRLNGFTEMVFGSKKHSDVNTNELEKALESSIWETVKERESECVEAHKKDLLQLILDGAMRSCDGNLWDKSAYKRFVVDNCKSILVAGHESTAVSVSWCIMLLALNPNWQIRIRDEILSSCKNGIPDAETIPNLKTVTMVIQETMRLYPPTPIVGREAFTDIRLGNLVVPKGVCIWNLIPALHRDPEIWGEDANEFKPERFSEGISKACKYPKSYMPFGFGPRICLGKNLAMMEAKVLVSLIVSKFSFTLSPTYQHSPNHKLLVEPQHGVVIRIVRQ